The genomic segment GATTCTCGCGGCGGGGCCGGCGAAGCCGACCTACGTGCGGGTCAATCCGTATTCGAGCCCGTGGTGCCGCGACGACGTCGCGGCGATCGCGCTGCCCGCGCTGTCCGCGCTGCGCCTGCCGAAGTGCGACGAGCCGCGGGAGATCCGCGAAGTGGCCGCGTGGCTCGACGCACTCGGCAGCGCGGCCGGCATCCAGATCCTGATCGAATCCGCGTACGGCGTCGAAACCGCATATCAGCTCGCGACCGCTTCGCCGCGGCTCGAGCGGATCGGGCTCGGCGAGAGCGATCTGCGCGCGGATCTGCAGATCGGCGTCGACAACTTCACGCTCGAAGTGTGCCGCGCGCGTTGCGTCGTCGCGGCGCGTGCGGCGGGGCTCGCCGGGCCGATCCAGACCGTCTATCACACGCTGACCGATCTCGACGGGCTGCGCGAATCGACGCTGCGCGCGAAGTCGATGGGCTTTGTCGGCCGCTTCGCGATCCATCCGTCGCAGGTGCCGGTGATCAACGAGGTGTTCACGCCGTCCGCCGACGAGATCGAGGCGGCCGAGC from the Burkholderia humptydooensis genome contains:
- a CDS encoding HpcH/HpaI aldolase/citrate lyase family protein, whose translation is MTRSANHRSYLYVPAHKAAVVDKAYASDADAIVLDLEDAVPATHKATAREAAAKILAAGPAKPTYVRVNPYSSPWCRDDVAAIALPALSALRLPKCDEPREIREVAAWLDALGSAAGIQILIESAYGVETAYQLATASPRLERIGLGESDLRADLQIGVDNFTLEVCRARCVVAARAAGLAGPIQTVYHTLTDLDGLRESTLRAKSMGFVGRFAIHPSQVPVINEVFTPSADEIEAAERILDAVDAAAGASSASSVFVLPDGRVVAPPLIANARVTLALAGNLRSNGALS